The genomic window CCAGGACCTTGGTGAGGAGGTGAGGACAGCATTGAGTCCTGGGCTCAACTACTTGGAGCAGGTATGCCAAATGTTGGAGGAAATTGCCAGGCAACAGATGCACAACCGTGCTTTACAGATGGAGATGGATGCCCTGCAGGAACATCAAGACACACAGGTGAGCCAAGACATTCAAGCATCACATCTTTGCAAGACAATTTAGAGGTTGACACAGATTCCACAATGTGCTGATTTTTATGACACGGCCCTGTCAAGCTGGTGATGACAAGTGTCGTCTTGCAGCCCCAGGGTTCATATGAATTAAGCTATAAAAACAATGTCATTCTCATCACTTGACTCTCTTTAAGGCTCCTGACACCTGTCAGGGTGTCTCTAAAGCCCTCGAAGAAAACATCTCCTCCTGTCAAACTCTTGAGAATGAAGGTGACGAGCAAGTTTCCTGTGAACCCCATCAACAGAAAGATTATCCTTACAGAAATTTTCGTCAGAGATCAGCTTCATACACGTCTATTGAAACACTGCATTCAAGTGAGTCATCTTCCACCCGTCTTTCCATTCTCAGcttatgtttttgtatatttattttattttatatgggCATGGATTGGCAGGATGTTCTTGTGTTTAGCtatattattgtgtgtgtgcttggtgCAGGGAAATTGAAAGCAGACTGCAAAGGGCAACACCTGAGTACAGATGACCTGCtgaaaaagacagaggaagacGGTGAAAAGCAGGTAGAATACATTCAAATATAACACATATTGTACCAAATAAACACAATCAAAATACCAGCCAAGGAATATTCGTCATTTTGGTCCACAAATGTTTCAATGTTTCTTTCAGGAGTGTAAAAAGGGAGAGACGAATAAAACGAACAAGAACTGGAGGTTAAAAATTGGGTCTTTGAGAAGAGATGATTCTGGTTTGAAAGATACAAAGAGGTGAGatattgtatttataaatgtaaCCTCTAGGGGAGCAGTATTATTAATCTCATATGATGCATGATGCTCTGAGGAAACGTGTGTGTAGCTCCGACATGGCAGCCAGTCACACTGATGCAGTGGTCTAGAGTTACAGTAATTCTCAGTAGATGCAGGGGTTTTGGTGGGAGTTCATTTTTAGTCTGTGCATCCGTTCCCCTTGAACATTCTGTCCTTTTTTCATGAAACTCGGCCTCCATACTGCTTCCTGTTTTCTACAATGGCTTGCCTCAACTCTGtttgatgattttattatttatacagcCAACAGATGCAGTCATCTGAGAAAAACTCCACCCGGCGACGGTTGAGCAAGCTGTTCAGGAGACGAAGGAAAACTCTGCCTGCATGAATGGACCACACTGTATTTCTTGTGATGTTTGGACATTTTGGTTTCAGTTCTGAAGAGGAGAAAACTCTCTTTTAAATAGGCGAAGCACTCTCACTGCTTTCATGCTGACTTCCTATTCAGCCTGTGTGATGTATCAAATCTgccatgtttatttattgtcagCTGTGCATTTGCAATCTTTTATTTATACTGATAAAGTATGTTACTTTCTAAAATACTCTGACAGGGAATGAAATAAACGTATAGTTTCTCTGTAATTTGTAATTAATAGCAGTGCAAAGCTTGATTAAAAAACTTCAAACTGGTATCTGTATTTTTTCCTGGTCAAAGCTGCGAGTTTGTAAAGAAGACAGTATTacaagtcaaataaaataaaatgtcaaaatatagCATTGCAAGTTTCCAGAGCTGAGTGTGGAAAGTCTTcaagttgcttgttttgtttaaccAACAATACAaaatccaaaagatattcaatttataatcaTACAAAAGCAGTTACACATTTTAGAAACTGGAATGAATGTTGCTTGATAAATAACCTaaactgttgattatttataaaaattttCAGTTGATTGACCCTACCTAAATGAAAGTAACCCTCGGTGTTTGAAGCATTAAAGgaacagtgtgtaggatttagtggcatctagtggtgaggttgcagattacaatCAACTGAATATCCCTTCCCTCCCCCTTCCAAGgatgtaggagaacctatggtggccacgaaactcatgaaaaatgttaaaggccctctctagagaaagtgtttggtttgttcattCTGGGCTGCTGTAAAAACATGgcgatgcaacatggcggcctctgtggggctcattctaaggcaatgaaaacacaattaaaacatataaatataatattccaCTTCTGCCatgtctgttccactagatgccactaaattctacaaactGCACCTTTGAAGCCATTGAATTTTCATCTTAACTGGAATAGAAAAAAGTACATTAAGGTTTGGCCTCATGGTAATTGGTAGGTTTTAAGAGGTTTTTTAAAACCCAAATCTTTAAAACCACCCTTAAACTGTGctgaaaaactattaaacaaTACctcaatatattttaattaattatttaatccATTAACTTTCCCCTTACAATTGATATTTTAAGGTAAAATAATTAAGGAACTCAGGCTCATACTAGTCCAAAAGGATTCTGCAGCCATAATCACTGTAAATTAACATATAACAAGTGCAGGCCACACAGAGGtacttttatcatttatttaatctttattcaCCTAGGTTGGGGGGATAGACCTCCCCTGGCATTCCCATGTAAAGAGATGTCAATGACAAACACGTCCAACCAAACGAGAGAGGGTGAATAGGATTCCAGTccatacataaaatacatttatttactatttattgaACCACCAGCATCCATAAGTCCCACACAGCATCCGTCTGTGCTATTAAATATATAGAGATAACATCTGTGGAGggatttatttactgtatgtgtgagaaagGAGGGACTGGCAGAGAAAGGAGAGCTTATAGACGAGAAGAGTGGTGGGGGAGCAGCGTCGAGTCACGCCTGCAGTGTCCCCCCTTGTCTACATGATGCCACAGGAGGACAAGGGGTTGGCGATCTGGCAGGTGCAGGCTGACTGGCAGTATTGGCGCACAGTCTGGTAGCAGCTGCGGTCTGCGTCCCCGCCCCACTGCACGGGCCCGTTGGGGTCCGAGGGCAAGCGGCTCAGGATGCTGGTGTTGATGGCCAGAGCAGCCAGGCCATAGTCAGTGAACAGCACTGTCTCGCGCCGGCACGTGGGGCAGGAGATGAACTTGTACTTGGGACAGGACTCGTAGAGGATCTGCAGGCACTCCTCACACACCGAGTGTAGGCAGGAGAGGATGCGCGGACGCTTGCCGGCGAAGTTGTAGGTGTGACCGCAGGTAGGGCAGTCCAGGGGCTCGCAGGGCATGACGGGCCccgacgaggaggaggaggatgtggaggaggaggtggaggaggagcgCAGCACGTACTGGTTGACTATGACGTCTTCCATCTTATAGTGGAACTGGTGGTAGCAGATCTCGTTGGCACTGGTTTTGCGCTGCGCCAGGAAGCTCTGCTCCCTGCGCGTCATGGGGGCCGGGGAAGACACCATAGGCCGGGGAGAGCCCGTTATGTCCAGGTTCAGGTCGCTGCAGGCCTGGTTGACGATAATCTCACCCTCACCTCCACCGTCCCACGCCACTCTGGGGGGCGGGGCATAGCGCGGCTGGGTGACGGGCACAGGGCACTCTCTGGGGAACTTCTCCGACTGGATGATCTTGACGGTGTCCATGGGGATGGTGACGGGCTGACGCCTGAGGCAGGACATTCGCACGTTGTTGGAGGCGGAAGAGAGAGGGGTTGTGGCTCTAAACAGCGCTGGACGCCCCTGCCTGGTTCTGGACTTGGGGACAAGGTTGGGCTCTTTCTCTAAAGTCAGCCATTTGAGGGAACATGAGGACGGATGGTTGCCTCCATGTTTCCCTCAGAGATCCCCCCCTTGTTTGGCGCTACTGTCAACCTGAGTCCTTATGAGGGGATGACAGATAGAGCAGCTTAGCCAGAGCACCTTATTCTGTCACAGCTGATATGTACAGATGATTCAACAGTCCAGCTTAAAGTATTTGACCAGTGTTGACTACTAAAAggtagtttttttgttgttttaactcACTTACGCTGATATTCCTGTGCTGTCTTTAATGGCTATTTTCATAAACTTATATTCACACAAAAGGACAGACAGAACTGTAGCACAAAGTTATGTTCTCACTCAGTGATAACACCAATAAATAATCTCATatgcacacagatgcacacatatatacatacactaCAGGTTGGTGGATATCTGCATTCACAGAGTGGGGGGATTGAGTGCAGGTAGTTCAGAAAGGTCCAGGAGGTATTGTCTTAAACTATATCCTGTAGACTGCAAAGGGAAACTCTTGCCTTCTTAAACTAGCCTTTTATATGTGTTTCTCGCTTAAACGCCCGCTTGACTTCCTGTTTTCGGCTGCGTGTGAGTTACACCTCGACTTGAGTGCGTGAGAAAGAATGAGTAACCTCcagtctttctctttcttttgtccAATTTGGTCAGGTGACCCTGTGTGACCCTCTCAGTGGATTGTTGATAAGAAGGTGGGAGGAGGTCTTTTTTTGGGAGGTGTCGTGTAATGCTCCAGAAGGCTGTTGGAATGACTCCTTCGCTCCAAGGCTCCTGAATTCCTCAGAGGTGGGAgttaaggttgtttttttttttttgactttcagACAGTCCTCCCAACTGAGCAGAAGAAGTGATAAAAGTCTGAAGTATGCCTCTGTGCTTGTCTCCCTTTTTCAGTTTCTCAGACTCATAAAGTGTCCTCAGGATTCCTTTGGTCCATCTACCTgcgaaaacagaaaaaaatagggATATATAAATATTCTAGATAAAGtagattttgacacatttaatatggaaaataaatggAATACAAGTAAAAAGGCAAATTGGCTGtgagatttttgttttctgtaatgaCAAAACTTGCTGTTCACACACTCGTTAATGTTGTATTTCCGTGTATTTTCAATTCCtcagtggttttttttttaatggaaatgaATCAGCCTCATACAGTAGAATTCACTAATCCCAGCTGTATAAAGTGTCTTTGTCTTTATCTGATAAGCAGCAAGACTCActggggtggtggtggtggtggtggtggtggggtgggggagtTTATAATCTATTTCCTTTTGCGTCTTGGCCTCGATCCAGGTGTGTTTCTTTGAGGGGTAGATAATTATCATGTTGCCACTTGCTCCGGGGCATAGCACAGCACAGACACTACGCCTTTCTTTTGACTAAACACAATCAGCGTGCTACAAAGTCTGAAGATTATGGTGATATGTGTGGTGTATTTAGGCATAAGAACACAGCACACCCACTGCTCTTCTCAAGTCTGAGCACACCCATTCAGAACACTTAATACCTAGTCTATGACATTGCAGATAAGGACAAACAGAGATTGCAAGTTCCTGGAGCTGCTGTCTCctattgccttttttttttgttggtaaaaatacagcaaaatacTGAATGTTATGAACAACATTAGTGATGTCCTTTGTTATGGTGCATATACTAATGCAATACACAGTTTTATATAGATATGTAATGACAAGGAAATATGCATAATTCAAGCTGACAGAATTTTCCTCCAATGTCGCTTTTCACTTTTctaaataaacaatatacaaATTGATGATTTATTTCCAAAAATTCAGAGAAATAGTTAATGTTACAtgactaacaaacaaacaaacaaacaaggaacTGCCACACTGTCTGGTCAGAGCAGATGATTGTGATACTATTGCGATGTTGTTTGTCATATTTCATGCTTCCTGTCAACACTCAGTCATCTTCCGAGTTGCGTCAATTTGACTCTAACGTGTGGGAACGGGTTACaatctgtactgtactgtatggaGGGTTTGTGTCATACTGTGTGTGGGTTTTATCAAAAAGAACAAGTGTATGGTTGAACATTTTTAGCTCGACCAAAACAATAGCTGCCAAACGGCAGAAGAGGGAGGATGACACATCGTTCATTCTCCACACGGCTGTCGACAGCAATGATTCAttagaagagggaaaaaaacaaggaggAGGTGACTTACATggtgaggaagaaaagagagagagagagagaaaagagaggagagggcgCACAGCACTGGTCCTTGTTTCTATTTATGGTTTGTTTATCTATGCACCTCTCAGTGGTTTCCTGCCCCCAACCTCTGCTGAAGATTCACACTGAATGAGAGAGATGGACCTAACAGGCGGAAGTGCTTTCACATGATGCATGTGAGCCATATTTTGGGCAAGCAGGTAGACATTTGTTTCTCCCCTTTTATCCTTTCTCGATGAGTCTTTCGACATATTTGCACACTCCACATTCAAACACACCAAGCTGTTAACAAGAATCACTCACAATCTCACCAAATGTGtccctccagcagctgcagcgcTGCAACACTTCCCAAAATAgcctctgtttctttctcatcctcctgcacacacagtaGGTATTCATACACATTCGATAAGGCTGAGCGTTAGCCACaagataacatttaaaaaaaaaaaaaatccatctaaAATTCTATACCTTTATAGCGATAATGTGATGATATTTAGGAGGGcataaaacaagaagaagaagaatcttCTTAACAGTAAGTAGTTAACAGTAACTCTGCCTGTAAGatcatgaaaatacatttttactgtatcaCAGTATTATGATAACCGATAATATTAAGATAATATCATGAAATCTGAGACAATATCCAGTTTTATTCATGAAACAAACGCTGAGCCATATGACTGAAATTATTATCATGATATTAATAAGATTAATTGTTTGATATTGATATGTGTCCTTATGGCAAATGTTTCgcaaaatcacataaaaaatggatgaaattgATGTTCAATGAATAACATGCGTCAAAACTATTCacaaatagaaaagaaaacCTTCAGCAACTAATTTTGTCACAAGTTTTTAAGTAAAACTTCCTAAGAATCATGAATTTGGACACTATAAGAAACAATAGCATGATATGGTCGTGATAATCATGGATGGGTATAAAAACCTCaaattcttttgtttgtttgtttgtttgtttgtaaaatgtgtctATGGCACTGTGTATCTAAAACTGTCTGGCATCGAACATCTTGCCAGGttcttagtcttgtttacttattctttgatcagatattcAATGATTCAAATAACAATGTTGACACCTTTAGACTGTATTTTATGGAGGCAAAGttttgcttgtgtttagacaaaACTTAGCATTTGAGAATTTAGGCTTCATTTAGTTAAATAAAAAGAGTTTGTATTCATCAAAGTAAAGTATCGATTTTGGTATCAGAAATCATATCAGCAATATCCCTAGATTATACCATATTATACTGATGTTTCACAGCCCTGTACACAGTTATATACATGTGCAAGAGTGTGACTTTAGGTCTGAATTCAAACTATACCAAGTGATGTTTTGAATTAGAGCTAGACCAATAAATCAGCCTGCCAGATATATCAGCTGGTGTTATTGCagatgtatatgtgtatattcaTATTGCATATATACTGTAGAGGCAGATAAGAGGAAGTcacagtacagaaatgccaaatatatgtTGGAGGAAAATCAGAAATAGTGTCGCTGTTTGTACACCAGAGGAAactgatttaaattttatttttcagctgcTGGGTACAGACAAATCTAAGGGACACATATAAAAAATGTCTATTTATTTTATGcgtttatgttaaaaaaacagtcagcCAATAAATCATAATCTGATTTCTTTTCTAATATTGCTAATGATATTGGCCAAAATTCAAATAATGGGATCCGCCTCACACAGATACTAGATGTCCAGACTCATTTTCTGGTTATAACAGTTTGTGAAAATGCACCGGTGTGATAGCAGCAGGGGTCGAGCTGATAAAGCATCCAGGCTGCATGAGGAGCCTTTGAGCCTGGGGGAGATGAAGTAGCTAAAATTACCTTCTAATTTGGTGACAGTGCTATGAAAAGGGCTGATAACGGATGCAGGCTGCCTGCTGATGGGCCAGCTTTGGCGCAGCCTTCTCATAATCGACGGAGTCCTCTCCGGTTATGTAAGGAGCTCATCTCCGACCCAGCAAACATATTAACAGAGTGTAAACTGCTGCAGCTCTCCAACAgtctttacatttttgcatgtgtgtgtgtctctgtgtgtgtgtgtgtgtgtgtgtgtgtgtgtgtgtgtgtgcatagctCTGGGTCCTCTCCCTGCAGAGGAATTATTACACTAATGAAATCATGGCAGGCATTTGACCTCGTCATCACGATCAagcggaggaagaggagagctGACCACAGAGATGTCAGATGAGTCTCGCTCAGCATCAAATTCCTCATACcattgaacacacacagagttgcaTACACACTAtatcaagacacacacacacacacacacacatccaagaACATTCTCACCCTCAGACGACTCCCCATCACGTACACGGCACCACCCTTTACATTCCAGTGGAcacgcaaacaaacacatagCAGACTGATATGAGATAGTACATTTTTAGATGTGTATACTATCAGTCATGGTAGGTTTATTCCTGACTGATTAAACTGATACACACACctgaaaagagggagaaaaacacacacagctctaaCTCCGAGAACATTCCTGTCATCTCATATAACTCATCTCATATCGtctctttcatacacacacacacacattcacacataggTCTGTCGATTACCTCATGATCACACTGGATAGATTCCACCTGTGCCGATAGGAGAGCAGGAGAAGGGCACCATGTTCTGAATGAGTCATACCGTAGTGATCATGCGCATCAGTATccgcctgtctctctcttcttctctcaatgaaaatctgtctgtctctatccatctctccttctcgctgtccatccatctatctatctatctatatgaGCCATCTGTTGGCCTGGAGAGCACAGAGGCTGCAGGTCTTTGTGCCCCTACACCACATACCAGCAGTGTGTTAGGTATGCCAGCTATGTTGAGATGTGTATCCACATTCATGCCTCGGCTGGTGAAAAAAGCATCAGCACATCTCTTCTCGGACCTGTATGGGATattatgttgtgttttgattGCATAACATGTTACGACCTTAGCGTGATCTGAGGACAAATCCCcagatttactgta from Thunnus maccoyii chromosome 19, fThuMac1.1, whole genome shotgun sequence includes these protein-coding regions:
- the rnf208 gene encoding RING finger protein 208, encoding MSCLRRQPVTIPMDTVKIIQSEKFPRECPVPVTQPRYAPPPRVAWDGGGEGEIIVNQACSDLNLDITGSPRPMVSSPAPMTRREQSFLAQRKTSANEICYHQFHYKMEDVIVNQYVLRSSSTSSSTSSSSSSGPVMPCEPLDCPTCGHTYNFAGKRPRILSCLHSVCEECLQILYESCPKYKFISCPTCRRETVLFTDYGLAALAINTSILSRLPSDPNGPVQWGGDADRSCYQTVRQYCQSACTCQIANPLSSCGIM
- the si:dkey-106l3.7 gene encoding uncharacterized protein si:dkey-106l3.7 isoform X1; translation: MNLYRSFGNLMEAWVTEGNLCSDPEWLGNHDEDSAASSTDMGTNLRSESVDSGVETPSSDTSFPATSCISTDNAEIDTFTQTSTSQSPLLSSSVPPFSSSSSPHICPSRAQEGSTALHLKVEQTLQRADCERLKDNPEPVTVDEVLRRQPRTSFLSKRHTSNLVRGQRSQSLGPRRTVNPSVPVRQMSEIHRRPLSLSCGKQAAQTRSEDLGEEVRTALSPGLNYLEQVCQMLEEIARQQMHNRALQMEMDALQEHQDTQAPDTCQGVSKALEENISSCQTLENEGDEQVSCEPHQQKDYPYRNFRQRSASYTSIETLHSSESSSTRLSILSLCFCIFILFYMGMDWQDVLVFSYIIVCVLGAGKLKADCKGQHLSTDDLLKKTEEDGEKQECKKGETNKTNKNWRLKIGSLRRDDSGLKDTKSQQMQSSEKNSTRRRLSKLFRRRRKTLPA